DNA from Osmerus mordax isolate fOsmMor3 chromosome 2, fOsmMor3.pri, whole genome shotgun sequence:
ctgtgcgtaggattcttactaaaagtgtacgtacgcccaaaagcctaaaatggcgtacgatcacaaaaattcagatttataaaaccgtgcgtacgcacacctgtacgcaatgttccctttataaatcacagattacccacaagtgtgcgtacgtgaatcagcattgtcccccgccctgaacacgcccatttttaaccataaatagtcaatgcaaagcacctcatgaatgctaatctagtatctcatcatgaccctggcatgcggttgttctttacggtgaatcatagcgcatgacaacttctcagacactgttagcctattggtggagcCCGAAAACTCCGAAAATGTGGTGGCCGGTAGATCACCAATTACAAAAactgtgcgagtggcgtcaactgtgccagtgataccgcgagtcgagatacaatttcaaaacaaaagcgttttgttatgaacagtaatctattaaagtctggactgatgacgtggagtgtagcgattgcacgggagcttaacgactgtatttccagtttttgacatgattatatatgcacagtattaaataaatatatttagttatacactgtattctgcagttatttaaaggtaggatatgtgatgttatctgcattccatttactttctgcagtctgactacagtacggtcatctgcgtcgccaattccaactgtttccaaaatgtgcataggcctacgggagggtcagagtttgcgtggaggaccgcacattctcccgtcaagtttgttttttataaatcacaacctttgcgtggaaagtggcgtacgcacattttcagccccgttttgtgcgtacgcaagctttataaatgagaccccaggtctctctccactgACACGTTTTGAATGATGAATCTGATCCAGAACAACAGCAGCTTTAACATGGGGACACATGAATGGACGTGTTATTAACTCTGATctggtctctgctctgctcccagaTTCCTGTaagctcacactggacccaaacacagcatatgcactcctctctctgtctaaggGGAACAGGAAGGTGACACGTCTAATGCAGCAGCAGCCATATCCTGACCATCCAGAGAGGTTCACCATGTACTatcaggtgctgtgtagagaggctCTGTCTGGACGCTGTTACTGGGAAGTGGAGTGGAGAGGCGGCCGTGTTGCCATAGCAATCTCACATAAAGACATCAGCAGAACATACCTTAACTATGGCTTTGGTCacaataacaagtcctggagGTTACTGTGCTCTAGTGATGGTTACACGCTCAGACATAACATAGTTGTTACTGCAGTATCAGGCCCTCAGTCCTCCAGAGTAGGAGTGTACCTGGATCACAAGGCAGgtactctgtccttctacagtgTCGTCTCTGACACAGTTACCCTCCTCCACAGAGTCCAGTTCACCTTCACCCAAACACTCTACCCTGGGTTTAGGCTGGGTAACGATGGTAACAGTGCAGAGATTATGAAGCTGTGGTAGAGGGTCTTATAGAGGAGTGATACCTTCATACAATCATACAGAACCCTGTCATTGTTTTAGTTGGTTTATAatcattgtttttttgttgtataATTTCTGCTATTTCACCTTGATGATTGTATATGATCATTTAGTCTTGGCTCTACTGGACAATATAAATCactgtctacttcctgtcctgCTACTCGGTAAATAGAGTTTTAACTAACGATGTGTTGTAATGTTTGGGTACATGTGCTACTCACTATTGAGATGGAAGTGTTTATACCTGCTGTTGTTTAAGTGATCAGTTCATAGTTGTCTCTCTGCTACTTTGAACTCCTGCTGGTGGTTATAATGACCTGAACAGCTGAATAAAGACATGTGAAGCTGAAAGACATCTCTCATTATTTAGACTGTAGAAGAAGGATGTGTGCTTCTAACACATCTATAGTCTTTAgtctatctctctgtatccatctctttctctccatctctcttcctctttatccctctatctcttcatctctctattTCCATCTCATCCATCATCTCTCAATGCAATGTTGCACTTTCCCCACTAAATGGCAGTGCAATCACAGGTTAACTCGACTGGATTGATTTCTCTCTGGAAACCCCATTTCTGAAAATTGAATTGAATGAAAATATGCATGCATGCCTTTCATTGTAGCCATTTTGCCGTTCTGGTGCCACCTGGTGTTTCAAATGTGAAACTGCATCTCGAGTGTTTGTATCATTAGGTaagttcgacatggactgcggctgcatgaaacgaccggcgagagtagccgcttgcagtcggggaggagttaaaaacagctctgtgaagtcggacattccagcttctcgtggtttgctgcgttgatgtcagtcatggccgatcaagcgctgtttgcttactttactttatttataattaaacttagtctttccgttagtgaagaggcggaccaaaaccctttcttcgacacattttctattcatttaaccctagtgttatcttcgggtcattctgacccatcagtcattgtgacccaccgtcgtattgcgacagatttcccacatacaaagacaaagtgaagcattttcttttaacagctaggctgtctcagatcccccacattgcaaaggttaaaggaaaattattttaatttgtttttgtattgggtaaaattgggtaaacacaacgatggttcgttatgaacctttgggtcatgtgacccgaaggcagcacgagggttaaactgtttggtccggatttgagcattggcgaaactgaaggtgtcagaataattacaaaacactaagttgtcgtgtgtgagtctggccaatcattaaATACTTCAACTTCAGAGctgtttttaactcctccccgactgcaagcggctactctcacCGGTCGTTTCATCACCTATTGACTTTAAACGTTTTTTATTCACGGTTACTTGAGCTCTAAATCAATGTAGTTTGTCATACGTAAAGTGAAGGTTCCCTACGTTTTAACATTTGAGACCTAATGTGTTTAAAGATCAAAGCTATGTTGCAGTCCTAACACTTATGAAGGTAAGTGCTAGCTTTTGACGTTGTATCCACGATTTGCGACTTTGTGCTTGGGTTTAAACTAATTTTGGTACTAGCTAGCTCGATTGTGTTGTTAGCTAGATTCAGTGTTTGTCTTTATTAATGGGGATATTTTAGTACGTTGTAGAAAGCGTATGTAAACAGGAAATGTTTACTCCTccacaggtctgcaaacgcctttgtaaaccgagatttgttaaaacgtttgttaaccgagaccgtaggtcgttataacaaatcgaggcgacaaagcgtttgctgacttgtcgaggagtaaacatttggtttcttatatactacaacaatacgtgggaagatcacaaatcaaatgggtcgaatctggagcagacgccatgttgtcagagccatagatgtatatatgtctatggtcaGAGCTATCAGCTGCCCTTGCACTGGTGacatcactacatctccaaggcaacatatcaacaatatcaattcgtcttctgtcggcttcagatacttctttaaaacgggaagcgattgcggggcgtttgtggacctgtgcaaaaaacatatttggttgttttagttttttggggggcaatttaggctactttgttgccgtcagatgccacgttgttaaggtcaatggctacatctccaaggcaaccgcttgttgctaggtccgtaaaaacgtttatttacctctgcgaactttcaggaggtatataaacggatttattaactattgagaacgtcttctggaccaataggaacagcgtattggtccaattattacaataGTATATAAGAATATGATTTACTGTTATGTAGATGCACAGTCTTGTGAGTCTCAAGCTACTTACTCCAGTTTTGTGAACTTTAATATGACCGCCCTCGTGGGCAGCATAAAGATAGCTGTGTTCTGTATTGCTGCAATGGAGCCAATAGAAATTGAGCGCTCATAAGCATTCCGTCATTTCTTTTCTATGTTGTAACTATctgtttttaaattgaaaatgagacacatgcaataTAGTGTATTAATATTATTGGATTTAAAACGTAATTCCAATCCAGTCATTTTATTGGTAATTTACATGTAATGCTTATTATAGGCTATTATTACTTTGAAGAAAACTAAATTACTATGAGGAGTTGTATGCCAGATATTACGTATTTATCACAgtgttgtgtttctccagtaaaaGAGAAATCAtagaaacatacacctctcaccaaatgatcaacattatATATGCAAAGTGGACaatatgacagacaaaagagtTCCTTCATGTGAAAGCTGAGTTCTCATTGGAACTGTTTCTTCCAGATCccctactggccaatcatacttgatcATGGGCGGAGCTTAGACAGAAGAcaccttaaggctccagagagactacagagactcaaccagagagactacagaaacTTGAGCAGAGATAccacagagagactcaaccagagggAAACTCAGCAGTAACCAGACAGAGGATCAACTAGAGAGAAACAATCTTCCAGAGACTagatacaggatccagagagagcTGAATTATGAAGACACCTCACTGTGATATATGTGGGAAGAGCTTTTCCATATCCAATAACCTTAAAAGGCACATGAAGATCCacgctggagagaagccctacagctgtgacctttgtgataaaacctttagccaagCTGCAAATGCCAAAGTTCACCGTAGGATCCACACTAGAGAgaggccctacagctgtgacctctgtggtaaaacctttagccactcTGGCAATTTCAAAGTTCACTGCAAGATCCACACTGAAGAGaatccctacagctgtgacatctGTCATAAAACCTTAAGCAGTGGTAACAGTTTAaaagttcaccgcagaatccacactggagagaagccctacagctgtgacctctgtgataaaacctttagccatgctaaCAGTTTCAcaattcaccgcagaatccacactggagagaggcgctacagctgtgacctctgtggtaaaacctttagccatgctaaCTATTTCACAATTCaccacagaatccacactggagagaagcccttcagctgtgacctctgtgatcaAACCTTTAGCAGTGTTAGCAATTTCAacgttcaccgcagaatccacactggagagaagccctacagctgtgacctctgtgataaaacctttagccatgctaaCAGTTTCACAATTCACCGCAGAACCCAcacgggagagaagccctacagctgtgacctctgtgataaaacctttagcagtggtaacagtttaacagttcaccgcagaatccacactggagagaggcgctacagctgtgacctctgtggtaaaacctttagcaggtatagcagtttcacagttcacagcaggatccacactggagagaagccctacagctgtgacctctgtcataaaacctttagcagtggtaacagtttaacagttcaccgcagagtccacactggagagaagccctacagctgtgacctctgtgataaaacctttagccatgccaTCAGTTTCACAATACACCGCAGAACCCACaccggagagaagccctacagctgtgacctctgtgataaagcCTTTAGCAGTGgtaacagtttaacagttcaccgcagaatccacactggagagaagcgcTACTGTaccctctgtggtaaaacctttagcagtgGTAGAGGTttcacagttcacagcaggatccacactggagagaagccctacagctgtgacctctgtgactaTTCATGTAAAACAAGTGGCCATCTGAAGAGTCACCTGCGTGTCCACAATAGAAAAAccccaaagcagtgatgtctaGGGCCAAACTGTCCCAGTAGTAGTATTGTATAGCCTCGTTTTTTGcatatttctgtgaaacttgctaaataaacattagctagctacactATGTACCCTCTAAGCTAAATATCTATtacttgtttggccaatttgatggttgggggggggggggggggggggattccggTTTTTTCACTTATCAccagaatggtcataactttttaACAAAATAATGCCCACATAATTATGTATATTTCATACGCTAAGTGTTCCTTTATCTTGTAATAAAAGTGGTTGAAAAAGAAGTACGAACGGAGAAGATTATTTTAAAAGGATGATTTTCCTTAAATAATCACACATTTATGTAATTAGAAAGCCCCTTCTCTTCAATATGATATAAAAAGGGCAAGTGTATGATTTAATACGAAAATGAATTAAAATAGGAATGCATGCCTATCATTAGGGTTTGGTACCGAAACCCAGTTCCACTATGGAACCGGTAACTACGCAACCGGTAGGAATCGTACCGGATTAGAATGCAAATTTCGGTTCCATTTAATGTGTCGACTAAAATATTTTCCCTCTGTCGCTCCAAAACTGACATAAAAATATCTGACTTTCTCTGTAGTCTACCATTAGATAGCTaccgtaaatgtaggctactttcaaAATGCCATATTTTCCCTCTGGACCTCAGTCGTTCCAGGTCTTTTCTGTGTGGGTGACCGTGCCACCTGTATGATATGGGCTGCCTATACAGACAACGAGGAGGAGGGTTAACAGGCCTAAAAGCGGCATGTGTAACAGCATCCTCAAACATGACGAGGATGTCAAAACGAACTCTCCCTCGGCAACTGCGCTTAGAAATACAGTACCAACCGATGGAGCAGTTAGCGCTCGTCGCCAGTCTTTCAGGGGAATGCATGAACAGTTAACATGTCCGATCTGAGAGTCCAACATGTGTGAAGCTGCGGCAAAAGACAAGCAGGCGGGTCGTCCTACAAGCACAGCGATTGGCAAAGTGCTGATCCGATGATCCAAAAAAGGTCACGGTGCCAAGTGTAACCGGTGTAGTCTGCGTTGATTTATGGTGTGTGAGAAACACTATTTGATAACACCCCCCTCCAACAATCCCccatttctcccctctctccttcttccactctctctgccctcacctcATCCCTCATTCTGCCCTTTCTCCCCTGCACTCTtctgcttctccctccctcctgctctcctcttcctctttgatAAAAGAATAAGACAAACACCCCTcttgcatacaaacacacctgtgtgtgggcAAAGATGTGTGAGCAGATGAGACCACTTGGGATCAATAAGAATGGTGCACAATGTTAATTGCGAAACACTCATTGGGAAATTGGGAAACAGTCAACATGCTCAACACAAACTATATGTATTGTGACGCCACGAGAGGCTACACAGCCCTCAGCGGGACAGCTCAAAGTAGTGCGAGGACACCGGGGTCGAACAAAACAAGGAGTTTATTAAAGATCTTCAGaattaacaaaaaaaaacttccaCACTCACATAGGATTTCAAAAAACGTACACGGCGCCTCTTCTTGGTGCAggaatcctcctcctctccaaaccccacacaccacctaactgtGGCTCTCCCTCTTAAACAAAACCCCTCTGGTCATCAGGGTCTGATCAGTCCCAGGTGCGCGGGAAAGCCCCGctttgagggagggatggagctcccgactcccccagcagagggagccacAGCTGCTCAGGGCTGCATCCACCTCCGGGGAATGTAGcacccctccaggacccagccTCTTGTGACCTCACAGTATCTAAAAACTTTAGAAAACCTAGTGTTTTATCTCATTTTTATACTGAAGTACTGAAGTAAAGTGGTACTATTAATGTGACACACAATAATTGGCCTTTGTGTGGCTGCAGTCATGATATGGAGATGTCACAACCCTAAACACAAACAGCTTAGAAATTACAAGGGAGGTATAAACTAAATGCCAATGTTTTTAATTGTATGTATTAATACAAAAAGTATTAATAACTCAGTTATGCATTTCAGAGTGTGAAATGGCTACGGTGGTTGTTGAAGGGAcaggtcctctctgtctccgaAGTCAGGTCAGTAAGCAGGCGGCTGCCTTTAATGGTGAGTCTCGCAGCTACAACAGAACGCCTtggagagagctgcagagatcCTGTGGAAGAATCCTTTAAtggacttcttcttcttctgtttctctaCGCTGGAGGACTCCGCAGAATCTGGGCCTGGACAGGgaacaccatcacacaacagGAGATGATGTCACACATAACAAGCACTGTCCATTCAGttgaaaagagtgtgtgtgtgtgtgtgtgtgtgtgtgtgtgtgtgtgtgtgtgtgtgtgtgtgtgtgtgtgtgtgtgtgtgtgtgtgtgtgtgtgtgtgtgtgtgtgtgtgtgtgtgtgtgtgtgtgtgtgtgtgtgtgtgtgtgtgtgtgtgtgtgtgtgtgtgtgtgtgtgtgtgtgtgtgtgtgtgtgtgtgtgtgtgtgtgtgtgtgtgtgtgtgtgtgtgtgtgtgtgtgtgtgtgtgtgtgtgtgtgtgtgtgtgtgtgtgtgtgtgtgtgtgtgtgtgtgtgtgtgtgtgtgtgtgtgtgtgtgtgtgtgtgtgtgtgtgtgtgtgtgtgtgtgtgtgtgtgtgtgtgtgtgtgtgtgtgtgtgtgtgtgtgtgtgtgtgtgtgtgtgtgtgtgtgtgtgtgtgtgtgtgtgtgtgtgtgtgtgtgtgtgtgtgtgtgtgtgtgtgtgtgtgtgtgtgtgtgtgtgtgtgtgtgtgtgtgtgtgtgtgtgtgtgtgtgtgtgtgtgtgtgtgtgtgtgtgtgtgaaatggtggGAGAGCCAACTAAAGTGGGAAAGCCTAAATGAACAAATATGATCTGACAATATATCATGACAATATATCATGATCTCACTTCCACAGTTGAGGGGAGTAACTGAGTTAGACTTCTTCTGTCCTTTGGCAGCAGTACTCTGTGTACCCTTGGTGACAGCATTGGTCTTCTTTCTCATCTGGGATGGAAGTGAGACCAAAGACAAACATAATTCATTAAAATTATTAAGTGTTTTACATTATGTTGACAGGAAATAAATGAGTAAAgtctagttcaggcatggcactctggcagcgcgcgtcatacgCTCATTAACtacacctgtgttagcctgcTCAAGCCCATTGAGCTACGTCCGATTAAGCGGCATTCAAAGGCtgcgcagatacacacacacactcacccccggtTGCTGTATGATCTGTGCTGCTGccaacctccaccctccccttctcccccttgttgtctgtatgttctatccatcagggggattatatctctatttgctccctgcctcatattctatgtatgtatgttgcTCGCTAATGGACTGGGTCTCCTAGATACATACACTGCCAAAATCAAATCTATTTCCATGTCTATGgttatcaataaatgctcaaatctaatacgtgagtgGCATGAATGAACTACATTAACTGTAACTATCTATCTAATGTggtgggatgggtgtagctatgtggtagagcatttggctGTGGATCAAGATGTCAGAGGTTCAaatcatccgtgtgtgtgtggctttgaatAAAGAAATCTGCTAAATAACGACATCTACTGTTTACTACTCATACATAATGTAATCTACACATGCatactttgaaccctttctTGTCCTAGACTCAGTTCATATCAGGTCTATccagtgccagtgtgtgtggagttgtttTCAGCTTACCAAGGTGAACCATCTTTGGAGGCTGGAGGGTTTGGTTTTTCCAAGATGGCCCAGATTGTCTCCATCTGGGCAGGGGTCCAGAGCCATGGAGctcctggagatggaggagctgttGGAGGTTTGGTAGGGCCAAGAGGAAGATACATCagatgtggaggaagaggaggagtgacagaactgggaggtggaggaggctaaatcagaggtggaggaagaggaggagtggcagAACCGGGAGGTGGAGGCGGATGAGGAGCTATCGTCAGATAGCTCAGATCCATCATCTATCCTCACATTTCTTCTGAAGCTGGAGCTTCCATTGAccttttccaagccagcagagtcctgagcattctccttctcctcacaaccTGTTTCAAAATGAACGGTAACATCCGACACAGCAGGAGCGCGCCAGTCCTCGGCGTGGCGGCAGATCACCGTGGCGATGGTCTCGGCCAGGCAGCAAATGGCTCCCGCTTCTCCGTGGCGAGCAGAGCGGAGCTGGGCCCTGCTACTTTTACAGCTGAGTGACAGCTTAGCGTAGGCCGCCTCCAACATGGCCTCAAGGGCGTCTGTGCCACTGAAGAACGGGCTCTGGGGCTGGTGATCCAGGATGAGGCTGATCCCGTCTTGGGTCCAAAGAATCCATCCCACTTCCTGAAGGAGAGTAGCCTCTAGCttcgagggggtgggggcgctgGAGGTCGAGGGGGACTCCTGGAGGGCTAAGCGTACCATCAGCCCGTGCAGGAGGTCCCGCAGGGTCTGATGGTGCAGGGCACTGGGCCCGGAGGGTGTCCAAACCTTCTCCTGGATCAGAACCTCcccgggctggagggagggggtctcaGAGGGCCTTGGGGGCAACCAGGAAAGCACCTGGACCTGCTTAGGGAAACCTGAAGCTCCATCATCCTTCCCATCTTCCTCGATATTCATTTCCGTGGCAACGTTGATGGCTTTGGTCAGGCAATCTGACATTTCTTCCTCTTTGTGGAAATCAGAAACGTAACCAACCGTATCGTTGTTGGGGACAATGATATCAGCCTTCTCCGACTGGCAAACTTCCTGGTTGATGAAACCTAAACTCAACTCTGGCTTGGGACTTCCTGTTGTcccttcctggtcagtggcTTCAGAAGAGGAGCTGCTAAGGAGATCCGCCAGCCTGGCCATGGCCTCAGCATCATGGCCtagcacaacaaaacacactcacacttttaagtatcctattattattattattatagctaTTACCTATACTTTTCTTTAAACAGTGATTGACTTTGATCGCTAACATTAATATTATAGTTATTAACTATACCTACACTGTCATTCAGCAGTACTGTAACACTTACAACTCTAGTTACACAGTGTTACTAGTTGCCTGAACACCTGAATTCCCTTCGGGGTCAATATAGTGATTGAGTAAAAAATGTCTCTACCTTTGTTGACCATGGCCATGGCTTTTTCTGGGTCATTGCAGGTACAGTGAAGGACACCTCCCACCTTCATGGTTAACACCTCAGATATGGCCTCTAGTGCCCCCCTCTGGTCCTGGCTGGCAGAGGAAGATGGCCGCAGCCTGCTCTGTGAGCTGTTTCTACCAACAATCCCTTGTCTGGGGCCCGGCGGAAACTTGAAGGACCAGTCCAGAGACGAGTCGCTGCTGTCACTGTCGTCTAAGGATGCATTGCTGTCGGAGTCGGCCCTGTCCTCCTTCCACATCCATTTGAGGTGATTGTTCATCGGGACACGTTCATCCGGAAGAAAGATGACCAGGCCA
Protein-coding regions in this window:
- the LOC136964395 gene encoding zinc finger protein 271-like; its protein translation is MKTPHCDICGKSFSISNNLKRHMKIHAGEKPYSCDLCDKTFSQAANAKVHRRIHTRERPYSCDLCGKTFSHSGNFKVHCKIHTEENPYSCDICHKTLSSGNSLKVHRRIHTGEKPYSCDLCDKTFSHANSFTIHRRIHTGERRYSCDLCGKTFSHANYFTIHHRIHTGEKPFSCDLCDQTFSSVSNFNVHRRIHTGEKPYSCDLCDKTFSHANSFTIHRRTHTGEKPYSCDLCDKTFSSGNSLTVHRRIHTGERRYSCDLCGKTFSRYSSFTVHSRIHTGEKPYSCDLCHKTFSSGNSLTVHRRVHTGEKPYSCDLCDKTFSHAISFTIHRRTHTGEKPYSCDLCDKAFSSGNSLTVHRRIHTGEKRYCTLCGKTFSSGRGFTVHSRIHTGEKPYSCDLCDYSCKTSGHLKSHLRVHNRKTPKQ